One genomic region from Glaciimonas sp. PAMC28666 encodes:
- a CDS encoding DUF3309 family protein, whose amino-acid sequence MGTILLIILILLLVGALPAWPHSRSWGYGPSGITGVIVIVLIVLLLTGRL is encoded by the coding sequence ATGGGAACGATCCTTCTAATTATCTTGATTTTATTGCTCGTCGGCGCGCTGCCAGCTTGGCCGCACAGTCGCAGTTGGGGTTATGGCCCTAGCGGCATCACCGGCGTTATTGTCATCGTACTTATTGTGCTTCTGCTCACTGGACGGCTATAA
- a CDS encoding glycine zipper 2TM domain-containing protein: MKRTGKSLTVLISAMASGSLLLAACAGPNDGQQYRSSTDPTYQPNQYNQTNQYNPSNQYNPSTQSAPSNSQSYNGRGTIDAIDVVQGENQSRGIAGALVGGLLGGVLGHQIGHGTGNTVATVGGAVGGAVVGNQVEQRNSQSPASYDVRIRMNDNGYQTINLSNPGDLRVGDRVRIDNGQISRY; encoded by the coding sequence ATGAAACGCACCGGTAAATCCTTAACCGTATTGATTTCTGCCATGGCGAGCGGATCGCTTCTTTTAGCCGCTTGCGCCGGCCCCAACGATGGGCAGCAATATCGCAGCTCGACGGACCCGACCTATCAGCCCAATCAGTACAATCAAACAAATCAATACAATCCGTCCAATCAATATAACCCGTCTACTCAATCCGCCCCATCCAACTCTCAGTCTTATAACGGCCGGGGAACGATAGACGCAATTGATGTCGTTCAAGGCGAAAACCAAAGTCGCGGGATCGCTGGCGCACTCGTGGGTGGTCTGCTCGGCGGCGTTTTGGGACATCAAATTGGTCATGGGACCGGCAACACCGTGGCGACCGTTGGCGGCGCAGTCGGCGGCGCCGTAGTTGGCAATCAAGTGGAGCAGCGCAATAGTCAAAGTCCAGCGTCGTACGACGTGCGCATTCGCATGAATGATAACGGCTACCAGACCATAAACCTTAGTAATCCAGGAGACTTGCGTGTCGGTGATCGGGTAAGGATAGATAACGGTCAGATTTCACGTTATTAA
- a CDS encoding LysR family transcriptional regulator, whose product MDKLKQIEALVSVVEKGSLASAALEQNITPVMLGRRIDALEKRLGTKLMHRTTRHLTLTEQGTVFLDHCRKLLNDLDVAEKIISEGRHKATGHLVVSAPAAFGRKHVAPHAPAFLAANPEVKISFNLTDRVVDLVREGYDISIRIGGVIDPNFVAVKLAGNRRVVCATPDYLRRNGTPVTLDDIAAHNCLSFNLQGGQQRGWYFQQGGKPVVIKAEGNLDCNDGELLHRWVSESLGLAWRSTWEIQAQLASGELITVLDEFALPHYDIMAVYPQQRHLPAKTRFFIDRLKETFAKPGYWTQGPGRSA is encoded by the coding sequence ATGGATAAGTTGAAACAGATTGAGGCCTTGGTCAGCGTAGTAGAAAAAGGCAGTTTGGCCAGTGCAGCCCTGGAGCAAAATATTACGCCCGTCATGCTGGGCAGGCGCATTGATGCGCTGGAAAAGCGGCTGGGTACCAAGCTTATGCACCGCACGACGCGTCACTTGACCCTGACCGAACAAGGAACAGTATTCCTCGACCATTGCCGCAAATTATTGAACGATCTCGATGTTGCTGAAAAGATTATTTCGGAAGGTCGCCATAAAGCCACGGGACATTTAGTGGTTTCGGCGCCGGCGGCGTTTGGACGCAAGCATGTTGCACCGCACGCACCGGCATTTCTTGCCGCCAACCCGGAAGTAAAAATCTCGTTCAATCTCACTGATCGGGTGGTGGATCTGGTGCGCGAGGGCTATGACATCAGCATCCGAATCGGCGGCGTAATCGACCCCAATTTCGTCGCAGTCAAACTAGCCGGTAATCGTCGCGTGGTATGCGCTACGCCGGACTATCTGCGCCGCAATGGCACCCCTGTGACGCTGGACGATATCGCAGCTCACAATTGTTTATCGTTCAACTTGCAAGGCGGCCAGCAACGCGGTTGGTATTTCCAACAGGGTGGAAAACCGGTTGTCATCAAGGCAGAAGGAAATCTGGATTGTAACGATGGCGAATTGTTGCATCGATGGGTCAGCGAGAGCTTGGGCCTGGCATGGCGCTCCACCTGGGAAATTCAGGCGCAACTGGCCAGCGGCGAACTCATCACGGTACTGGATGAATTTGCGTTGCCGCATTACGACATCATGGCGGTCTACCCACAACAACGCCATCTTCCGGCAAAAACACGTTTTTTTATTGATCGCTTAAAGGAAACGTTCGCCAAACCCGGTTACTGGACTCAAGGTCCCGGGCGAAGCGCTTAA
- the gcl gene encoding glyoxylate carboligase: protein MAKMRAIDAAVYVMEKEGCLQTFGVPGAAINPLYSAMKKHGGIKHVLARHVEGASHMAEGYTRAAAGNIGVCIGTSGPAGTDMITGLYSAQADSIPILCITGQAPRSRLYKEDFQAVDIESIAKPVTKWAVTVREPALVPRVFQQAFHLMRSGRPGPVLIDLPFDVQVAEIEFDPDTYESLSAYKPTASRAQIEKALTMLGEAERPLLTIGGGVINADAADLAVEFAELTGVPVIPTLMAWGAIPDDHPQMAGMVGLQTSHRYGNATMLASDFVLGIGNRWANRHTGSVEVFTKGRKFVHVDIEPTQIGRVFGPDYGIVSDAKAALILFIEVAKELKAAGKLPDRSAWLGECQERKRTMQRRTHFENVPVKPQRVYEEMNRAFGRDTCYISTIGLSQIAAAQFLHVYHARHWINCGQAGPLGWTISAALGVCVADPKREVVAISGDYDFQFMIEELAVGAQFNLPYIHVVVNNSYLGLIRQAQRGFEMDYCVQLAFENINAPELNGYGVDHVAVVEGLGCKAIRVTNPNEIQDAFAQAKRWMAEFRVPVVVEIILERVTNIAMGTEIDNINEFEDLATSRADAPTAVSLLD, encoded by the coding sequence ATGGCAAAGATGAGAGCAATTGACGCAGCAGTATATGTAATGGAAAAAGAAGGCTGTTTGCAAACGTTCGGGGTTCCAGGTGCGGCCATTAACCCGCTGTATTCGGCGATGAAAAAGCACGGTGGCATCAAACATGTGTTGGCCCGACACGTTGAAGGCGCGTCGCATATGGCGGAAGGTTATACCCGCGCCGCAGCCGGCAATATTGGCGTCTGTATCGGCACTTCAGGACCGGCTGGAACCGACATGATTACTGGCCTGTATTCGGCGCAAGCGGATTCAATTCCCATTTTATGTATCACCGGTCAGGCACCACGTTCACGTCTGTACAAAGAAGATTTTCAGGCGGTTGATATCGAGTCAATCGCCAAGCCTGTGACAAAGTGGGCAGTCACCGTGCGCGAGCCTGCATTGGTGCCGCGCGTGTTTCAACAAGCGTTCCATCTGATGCGTTCAGGTCGTCCAGGCCCGGTCTTGATTGATTTGCCATTTGACGTGCAAGTAGCAGAAATCGAATTCGACCCTGATACCTACGAATCGCTCTCGGCCTACAAGCCGACAGCATCGCGCGCGCAGATCGAAAAAGCCTTGACCATGCTAGGTGAAGCTGAGCGTCCATTGTTAACCATCGGCGGTGGTGTCATCAATGCCGATGCTGCTGACCTCGCTGTTGAATTTGCTGAATTGACTGGTGTTCCGGTTATCCCTACATTAATGGCGTGGGGTGCAATCCCTGACGATCATCCGCAGATGGCGGGAATGGTTGGCTTACAAACCAGTCATCGTTACGGTAACGCCACCATGCTGGCATCCGACTTTGTGCTAGGTATCGGCAATCGGTGGGCCAATCGTCATACCGGTTCGGTAGAAGTGTTTACCAAGGGCCGCAAGTTCGTGCATGTGGACATCGAGCCGACCCAGATCGGACGCGTATTCGGACCGGACTATGGCATTGTCTCCGACGCAAAAGCAGCGTTGATTCTGTTTATTGAAGTGGCGAAAGAATTAAAAGCGGCGGGCAAGCTACCTGATCGGTCGGCCTGGTTGGGTGAGTGCCAGGAGCGCAAACGTACCATGCAGCGTCGCACCCATTTCGAAAACGTTCCCGTGAAACCGCAGCGTGTATATGAAGAAATGAACCGAGCTTTTGGTCGCGATACCTGCTACATCAGCACCATCGGTTTGTCGCAAATCGCAGCTGCCCAATTCCTGCATGTCTATCACGCTCGCCATTGGATTAACTGCGGTCAGGCCGGTCCGCTGGGCTGGACTATTTCGGCGGCCTTAGGCGTCTGCGTTGCAGATCCGAAGCGCGAAGTGGTTGCGATTTCAGGTGACTATGATTTCCAATTCATGATTGAAGAGTTGGCCGTCGGCGCGCAGTTTAATTTGCCCTATATACACGTAGTGGTAAACAACTCGTATCTGGGTTTGATACGTCAGGCGCAACGCGGATTTGAGATGGATTACTGTGTGCAGCTTGCCTTCGAAAATATCAATGCACCTGAGTTAAACGGCTACGGTGTTGATCACGTTGCGGTGGTAGAGGGCCTCGGCTGCAAAGCGATACGGGTGACCAATCCAAACGAAATTCAAGACGCCTTTGCACAGGCCAAGCGTTGGATGGCGGAGTTCCGGGTTCCGGTCGTGGTGGAAATTATTCTTGAGCGCGTCACCAACATCGCTATGGGTACCGAGATTGACAATATCAACGAGTTCGAAGATTTGGCAACCAGCCGTGCGGATGCCCCAACCGCGGTGAGTTTGCTGGACTAA
- the hyi gene encoding hydroxypyruvate isomerase — protein MTKLAANLTMLFTELPFLERFGAAAKVGFKGVEFLFPYAFRAEEISDKLQTNGLELVLHNLPAGNWDGGERGIACHPDRISEFKEGVDEALRYAKILGVKQLNCLVGIAPSGVSQDDLKATVVSNLKFAADKLQVAGIRLLIEPINTFDIPGFYLTGTRQALDLIAATGSDNIFVQYDIYHMQRMEGELASSIKANLARIAHVQLADNPGRFEPGTGEINYRFLFSFLDEIGYDGWIGCEYKPKAGTVEGLGWRAAHGV, from the coding sequence ATGACCAAACTAGCAGCTAATCTCACGATGTTGTTCACGGAGTTACCATTTCTTGAGCGCTTTGGTGCCGCCGCGAAAGTAGGATTCAAGGGCGTTGAATTTCTGTTCCCGTATGCATTTCGCGCTGAGGAAATTAGCGACAAATTGCAGACAAATGGACTGGAACTCGTTCTGCATAATTTACCGGCGGGAAATTGGGACGGTGGCGAACGTGGAATTGCCTGTCACCCGGACCGCATCAGCGAATTCAAGGAGGGCGTGGACGAAGCATTGCGTTACGCCAAAATACTCGGCGTAAAGCAATTGAATTGTCTGGTCGGCATCGCGCCTTCCGGTGTGAGTCAGGACGATCTGAAAGCGACCGTCGTAAGCAACTTGAAATTTGCGGCGGATAAATTGCAGGTCGCTGGCATTCGCTTGTTGATCGAACCGATCAACACTTTTGATATTCCTGGCTTCTATCTCACTGGAACTCGCCAGGCGCTGGATCTGATCGCCGCGACTGGGTCGGATAACATTTTTGTGCAGTACGACATTTATCACATGCAGCGAATGGAAGGCGAGTTGGCGAGCTCCATTAAAGCCAACCTCGCGCGCATTGCGCACGTGCAATTGGCCGACAATCCCGGTCGTTTTGAACCAGGCACCGGCGAAATCAACTATCGCTTCCTGTTCTCGTTTTTAGATGAAATCGGCTACGACGGCTGGATCGGTTGTGAGTACAAGCCGAAGGCTGGAACGGTTGAAGGTTTGGGCTGGCGCGCAGCACACGGCGTGTAA
- the glxR gene encoding 2-hydroxy-3-oxopropionate reductase, translating to MAKVGFIGLGIMGAPMAENLQRGGHKLYLHDQKNPPASLIDGGATVCTSGAEVAKRADIIIVMVPDTPHVEAVLFNEKGVAEGLTAGKIVVDMSSISPIATKGFAKKINALGCEYLDAPVSGGEVGAKAASLTIMVGGSEAAFNDVKALFELMGKNITLVGGNGDGQTTKVANQIIVALNIQAVAEALLFASKAGADPARVREALMGGFASSRILEVHGERMVKRTFNPGFRIELHQKDLNLALQGAKALGISLPNTAMAQELMNTCAANGMSGLDHSALCRAIEIMSNHQIASA from the coding sequence ATGGCAAAAGTAGGCTTCATAGGATTAGGCATCATGGGCGCGCCAATGGCCGAGAATCTGCAACGCGGCGGTCATAAGCTGTATCTGCATGATCAGAAAAATCCGCCTGCGTCGTTGATCGACGGCGGCGCGACCGTCTGTACCTCCGGAGCGGAAGTTGCAAAACGCGCGGACATTATCATCGTCATGGTGCCGGATACCCCCCATGTCGAAGCCGTATTGTTCAACGAAAAAGGCGTCGCAGAAGGATTGACCGCAGGCAAGATCGTGGTCGACATGAGTTCAATCTCTCCGATTGCCACCAAAGGTTTTGCGAAGAAAATCAATGCGTTAGGCTGCGAATATCTGGACGCGCCGGTGTCGGGTGGGGAGGTCGGCGCCAAAGCGGCATCTCTTACCATTATGGTTGGCGGTTCCGAAGCTGCCTTCAACGATGTCAAAGCATTGTTCGAACTGATGGGCAAAAATATTACGCTGGTCGGCGGAAACGGCGACGGTCAAACGACCAAAGTAGCTAATCAGATCATCGTTGCATTGAATATCCAAGCGGTTGCGGAGGCATTATTATTTGCCTCCAAAGCCGGTGCTGATCCTGCAAGAGTACGAGAAGCTCTGATGGGCGGCTTTGCTTCTTCTCGTATCCTGGAAGTCCATGGTGAGCGGATGGTTAAGCGTACCTTCAATCCAGGTTTCCGTATCGAGCTGCATCAGAAAGATCTAAATCTGGCGTTGCAAGGTGCCAAGGCGCTCGGTATCTCGCTGCCAAATACGGCCATGGCACAGGAGCTCATGAATACCTGTGCGGCCAACGGTATGAGCGGGTTGGATCATTCTGCGCTGTGCCGGGCAATTGAAATTATGTCGAATCATCAAATTGCTTCGGCATAA
- a CDS encoding glycerate kinase has product MPTPIAPITTINPRQLLLDMYQSAVDAVSAAKCLPAYLARIPAPTGKGRTLVIGAGKGAAAMAKAVEEHWQGELEGLVVTRYGHGADCKRIEVVEASHPVPDEAGRRAAVRILEMVQGLTEDDLVLCLISGGGSSLLALPAPGISLEQKQAINKALLKSGANIFEMNCVRKHLSAIKGGRLALACAPARVVTLMISDIPGDDPGVIASGPTLADPTTCAEALAVLRKYKIEIPAAILQHLESGQGESAKPGDPRLSRNQYYVMATAQDALEAAAAVASSAGLTPYILSDEMEGEARDIGLAHAALARQIARRGQPFAKPCVVISGGETTVTVRGTGRGGRNAEFLLSLATALDGYPDIHAIACDTDGIDGSEDNAGAIYQPQSMRQAEELGLRPKAMLDNNDGYGFFEALGNLVVSGPTRTNVNDFRAMLIL; this is encoded by the coding sequence ATGCCTACTCCAATCGCCCCAATCACCACAATCAACCCTCGCCAGCTCTTACTGGACATGTACCAAAGTGCTGTCGATGCCGTCAGCGCAGCAAAATGTCTGCCAGCCTATCTGGCCCGGATACCGGCCCCAACAGGCAAAGGTCGCACGCTGGTGATCGGTGCCGGCAAAGGGGCTGCAGCCATGGCCAAGGCAGTCGAAGAGCACTGGCAAGGTGAACTGGAAGGGTTGGTTGTGACGCGCTACGGCCACGGTGCCGACTGCAAGCGCATTGAGGTGGTGGAAGCCTCGCATCCGGTACCGGATGAGGCCGGGCGACGAGCTGCTGTTCGGATACTTGAAATGGTCCAGGGATTGACCGAGGATGATTTGGTGCTCTGTCTGATTTCGGGTGGTGGATCGTCACTGTTGGCGCTGCCAGCGCCAGGTATCTCGCTGGAACAAAAGCAAGCGATCAACAAGGCGCTACTAAAAAGTGGCGCAAATATTTTTGAAATGAATTGTGTCCGCAAGCACCTGTCGGCCATTAAAGGTGGCCGTCTGGCGTTGGCCTGTGCGCCTGCACGCGTCGTGACCCTGATGATTTCGGACATTCCAGGCGATGATCCCGGGGTGATTGCCAGCGGTCCTACTTTGGCCGATCCGACTACTTGTGCAGAGGCGCTGGCGGTGTTGCGAAAGTATAAGATTGAGATTCCCGCAGCAATTTTGCAGCATCTGGAATCAGGTCAGGGCGAGAGCGCGAAGCCTGGTGATCCGAGACTATCCAGGAATCAGTATTACGTCATGGCCACTGCGCAGGATGCATTGGAAGCGGCCGCTGCGGTAGCATCATCCGCTGGTTTAACGCCGTATATTTTGTCGGATGAAATGGAAGGTGAGGCGCGGGATATCGGCCTCGCGCACGCCGCGCTGGCACGACAGATTGCACGCCGCGGCCAGCCTTTCGCGAAGCCTTGCGTTGTGATATCAGGTGGCGAAACCACGGTCACTGTGCGGGGAACCGGCCGGGGTGGGCGCAATGCGGAGTTTTTGCTGAGTCTGGCGACGGCATTGGATGGCTATCCTGACATACATGCCATTGCGTGTGATACGGATGGGATTGATGGCTCGGAAGACAACGCTGGTGCGATCTATCAACCGCAGTCGATGCGACAGGCCGAGGAATTGGGCCTGAGACCGAAGGCGATGTTGGATAACAACGATGGGTATGGATTTTTTGAGGCTTTGGGGAATTTGGTTGTGAGCGGGCCTACCCGGACGAATGTGAATGATTTTCGGGCGATGTTGATTCTTTAA
- the pyk gene encoding pyruvate kinase, with the protein MRRQRKAKIVATLGPASSTQEMIQALFEAGADIFRFNFSHGTHADHQERYRIVREVEQTVGRPIAILADLQGPKLRIGQFVDGKVTLVAGQEFTLDRDSTAGNSDRVCLPHPELFEVIAAGQSLLLDDGKLRLQVQDSDGQKIRTRVVNGGALSDRKGVNVPDAVLPIPALTEKDKRDLAFALDLGVDWVALSFVQRPEDVLEAKALIGDRAWVLSKLEKPAALDQLDAIVQVSDAIMVARGDLGVELPPERVPGVQKRILRVCRQQGKPVVIATQMLESMITMPVPTRAEASDVASAIYDGSDAVMLSAESASGAYPLEAVEMMNRIIAEVEQDPLYRNLLDAQHETPLPNQSDAICSALRDVTRIIGAKATVTYTSSGHTSLRAARERPIAPIVSITPKLATARRLAMVWGVHSTISDQVHNESEMVKAACETVVKEGFAVAGDQIAITAGMPFGQPGSTNLLRLAEIWPNK; encoded by the coding sequence ATGCGTCGTCAACGCAAAGCAAAAATCGTCGCCACCTTAGGCCCCGCCAGTTCCACCCAGGAGATGATCCAGGCGCTATTTGAAGCCGGTGCCGATATCTTTCGATTTAACTTCAGTCACGGAACCCATGCTGACCATCAGGAGCGCTATCGTATCGTGCGCGAAGTTGAACAAACTGTTGGTCGTCCAATTGCTATTCTCGCTGATCTCCAGGGCCCGAAACTGCGTATCGGGCAGTTCGTCGATGGCAAAGTAACATTGGTCGCCGGCCAGGAATTTACGCTGGATCGTGACAGCACCGCTGGGAATAGCGACCGCGTTTGCCTGCCCCATCCAGAGCTGTTTGAAGTCATCGCAGCCGGTCAGTCATTGCTATTGGACGATGGCAAATTGCGTTTGCAAGTGCAAGATAGCGATGGTCAGAAGATCCGCACACGGGTAGTAAATGGTGGCGCGTTATCTGACCGTAAAGGCGTCAACGTTCCGGATGCCGTTTTGCCGATCCCCGCATTAACCGAAAAAGATAAGCGTGATCTGGCGTTCGCTTTGGACCTGGGTGTCGACTGGGTTGCGCTGTCATTTGTGCAGCGTCCGGAAGACGTGCTGGAAGCCAAGGCGTTGATTGGTGACCGCGCCTGGGTGCTGTCCAAACTTGAAAAACCTGCGGCGTTGGACCAGCTTGATGCAATCGTTCAAGTATCCGACGCGATCATGGTGGCACGTGGTGACCTCGGGGTCGAGTTGCCGCCAGAACGTGTACCCGGCGTGCAAAAGCGTATTTTGCGTGTGTGCCGTCAGCAAGGGAAACCGGTGGTTATTGCGACCCAGATGCTGGAGTCCATGATTACGATGCCGGTGCCAACCCGAGCTGAAGCATCAGACGTTGCGAGTGCTATTTATGATGGCTCCGATGCGGTGATGCTGTCGGCAGAATCGGCCAGTGGTGCTTATCCGCTGGAAGCGGTGGAAATGATGAATCGTATCATTGCTGAAGTTGAGCAAGATCCACTTTATCGTAATCTGCTCGATGCCCAGCACGAGACACCGTTACCCAACCAGAGCGACGCTATTTGCTCTGCGCTGCGCGACGTCACGCGTATCATCGGCGCTAAAGCAACAGTGACTTACACCAGCTCCGGACACACGAGTTTGCGTGCTGCGCGCGAACGACCGATCGCACCAATCGTCAGTATTACACCGAAACTGGCGACAGCGCGGCGGCTGGCGATGGTGTGGGGAGTGCATTCGACCATTAGCGATCAGGTTCACAACGAAAGCGAAATGGTAAAGGCGGCCTGCGAGACCGTCGTCAAGGAAGGCTTTGCAGTCGCGGGCGATCAGATTGCCATCACTGCCGGTATGCCATTTGGTCAGCCGGGAAGTACCAACTTGCTGCGTCTCGCAGAAATCTGGCCAAATAAATAA
- a CDS encoding amino acid synthesis family protein has protein sequence MTKPANFENYHIRKWYTQIDDTLANESGVLADGAALRKIVIAVAIHNPYAGQFNQNLENILANSAALGAEFGRRINAALGTDKVESYGKACIVGVGGEYEHGNAFLTPAFVMPIREAIGGGKAWIPSSGKRGVPGTNLDIPLAHKDALYVPSHYDTVTTQFTDAPNSDEIVVAFAVATRGRLHARLGGLKANEIEGKNGLN, from the coding sequence ATGACAAAACCTGCAAACTTCGAAAATTATCATATACGTAAGTGGTACACCCAAATCGACGACACGCTGGCTAACGAAAGCGGCGTGCTGGCCGATGGCGCAGCACTGCGGAAGATTGTGATCGCGGTTGCGATTCATAACCCTTATGCCGGCCAATTCAATCAGAATCTTGAAAATATCCTGGCGAACTCGGCCGCATTGGGCGCGGAATTCGGGCGCCGAATCAATGCCGCGCTGGGCACCGATAAAGTGGAAAGCTATGGTAAAGCCTGTATCGTTGGTGTTGGCGGTGAATATGAACACGGCAATGCGTTTCTGACGCCAGCATTCGTGATGCCGATTCGTGAAGCCATTGGCGGCGGCAAAGCGTGGATTCCATCGTCAGGAAAGCGCGGCGTGCCGGGCACCAATCTCGATATTCCGCTTGCGCATAAAGATGCGCTGTACGTGCCATCGCATTACGATACTGTGACGACGCAATTCACCGATGCACCAAATAGCGATGAAATCGTTGTCGCGTTTGCGGTAGCTACGCGTGGCCGTTTGCACGCGCGTTTAGGTGGACTAAAAGCGAACGAAATAGAAGGAAAGAACGGCTTGAATTAA
- a CDS encoding VOC family protein, producing the protein MAKIIHTMIRVLDPERSKNFYRDGFGFEVSHQLDFPGFTLVYLRSPENDFEIELTHNHDRKEPYTHGDGYGHYAFVADDLASMHTKLLDLGYSPAAIKEFKQDETLLARFFFVVDPDGYKIEVLEKWGHYR; encoded by the coding sequence ATGGCAAAAATTATCCATACGATGATTCGGGTCCTCGATCCCGAGCGATCCAAGAACTTTTATCGCGATGGTTTTGGATTTGAAGTCTCCCATCAGCTTGATTTCCCCGGTTTCACGTTGGTTTATCTGCGCAGCCCGGAAAATGATTTTGAAATTGAGCTGACCCACAATCACGATCGTAAGGAGCCCTACACGCACGGCGACGGCTATGGACATTATGCATTTGTCGCCGATGATCTGGCTTCCATGCACACCAAATTGTTGGATTTGGGTTATTCGCCTGCAGCCATCAAAGAATTCAAGCAAGATGAGACGCTGCTGGCGCGCTTTTTCTTTGTAGTCGACCCGGATGGTTACAAGATAGAAGTGTTGGAGAAGTGGGGCCACTATCGCTAA
- a CDS encoding gluconate 2-dehydrogenase subunit 3 family protein, whose product MHLPEQPKRRKFLKIASAGSIAGVAGGIPSLFVSNQAAAEEMLGNDTFVTLTKIARDIFPHDGFDDDLYVKAVAIYGDQVKADPNLRALLINGVAAADEAAIKQFGKAYAQIPDEKSRLVVLTAMQTTPFFLKIRGDLVVSLYNQPVVWGKLGYQGPSAEFGGYISRGFNDQNWMELT is encoded by the coding sequence ATGCACCTACCTGAACAACCGAAACGTCGTAAATTTTTGAAGATAGCCTCTGCGGGTTCTATTGCCGGGGTCGCGGGAGGTATCCCCAGCTTATTTGTGTCGAACCAGGCCGCAGCGGAAGAAATGCTCGGGAACGACACTTTCGTTACTCTGACAAAAATTGCCCGCGACATTTTCCCGCATGACGGGTTCGATGATGACCTGTATGTCAAAGCCGTGGCTATCTACGGGGACCAGGTTAAGGCAGACCCCAACCTTCGCGCGCTTCTCATCAATGGCGTGGCCGCAGCAGATGAGGCCGCGATCAAACAATTCGGCAAAGCGTACGCGCAGATACCGGATGAAAAATCCCGACTGGTTGTTCTGACGGCGATGCAGACCACCCCTTTTTTCCTGAAGATTCGCGGCGATCTGGTTGTGAGTCTTTACAACCAGCCCGTGGTGTGGGGAAAGTTGGGCTATCAAGGACCATCTGCTGAGTTTGGCGGCTATATCAGTCGCGGCTTCAATGATCAGAACTGGATGGAATTGACCTAA